The genomic region GCGGCTGGCGATCTTTGGCGAAGGCCGACGTTGTGCTATGGACCGGCGGGCTCGACCTGCAGGACGATTCATCGCTCGCCAAGCTGTGCCACACCTGGCTCGTCTTTTTCATCTATCGCCTGCTCGGCCTCAAGATCGTTTGCGTCTGCCAGGGTGCGGGTCCGCTTGAGTCCCCAATAGGGCGCTTTCTTGCGCGGGCGGTGCTCAGCCAGGCCGCAGTCTTCATGGCGCGCGACAAGGGCACCTTCGATCTCGTCACTTCGCTTCGCTCGCGCGCCAGGCTGGTCCGCTCCCACGACGGCATCTTCCTGCCCGGATTTGAGCCGGTCGAACACCCCACCTCGAAGGTGTTCGCCGACCTTGAGAAGATGTCGGAAGAACATCGCGGGCCTCTCATCGCGATCAACATGCGTCTGTGGTTCCACTTCACGGGCGGATTCCTCCCGTATCAGTTCGCGAAGGCATCGTTCCGCGAGCGCGCAGACGAACGGATGTCGGCGTTCGTGGATGCCTTTGTCAGGCTGATCGGCCGGCTTCGCACCGAGATGGACGCGCGCGTGGTTCTGGTTTCGATGTACGAGCCGGGCATCGAGGAATGGGAAGACGACGCGATGTGGTTAGGCCAGTTGAAAACCAGTTTTGCCGATGACCCTGCGGTTTTATTGTGCGAAGATGACCTCTCGATCCCGGAGTTCATTACCCTGATGAAGAGATTCGACTTGGTGATCGGAACGCGGCTGCACTCGACCTTGACCGCGCTGAGGCAAGGCGTGAGAGCGATCCATCTTTCCTACACAATCAAGGGCAGGGACATCTTCGACAGCCTCGGGCTGGCCGAGTTCGCGTTCGATCTGAACAGCTTCATCGAAGCGCCAGACCAGGTCTTCGAGCTTGCGCGCACGACCATCGACAAAAAGGATCTGCCGGCCCGGATCGCCGGGATCACCGCGAATGCCATAGTCGAAAATCTGCAGGCGCTGGATCAGGCGCTGGTGGAGGCTTGCACCGGCGCGCGGGGTTCCGGCAGGCAGCGATCCGCCAGCAATTCGCGTTCATCCTGATGTGCGGTATTGCAGGCTTCATCGGCGAGTGGGACGCAGCTCGCCTCGACGATCTGACGGACGCGCTCGCGCATCGCGGGCCGGACGGACGCGGCG from Bradyrhizobium sp. CB1015 harbors:
- a CDS encoding polysaccharide pyruvyl transferase family protein, which gives rise to MTQRPVDVFCSRQRHLPPIPATSIPYGRVYNLFPPLSGWRSLAKADVVLWTGGLDLQDDSSLAKLCHTWLVFFIYRLLGLKIVCVCQGAGPLESPIGRFLARAVLSQAAVFMARDKGTFDLVTSLRSRARLVRSHDGIFLPGFEPVEHPTSKVFADLEKMSEEHRGPLIAINMRLWFHFTGGFLPYQFAKASFRERADERMSAFVDAFVRLIGRLRTEMDARVVLVSMYEPGIEEWEDDAMWLGQLKTSFADDPAVLLCEDDLSIPEFITLMKRFDLVIGTRLHSTLTALRQGVRAIHLSYTIKGRDIFDSLGLAEFAFDLNSFIEAPDQVFELARTTIDKKDLPARIAGITANAIVENLQALDQALVEACTGARGSGRQRSASNSRSS